The Mucilaginibacter mallensis genome has a segment encoding these proteins:
- a CDS encoding efflux RND transporter permease subunit, with protein sequence MNRFINNVLSFALKNRFFIFFVTALLAVAGYISFKNLSIDAFPDVTNTDVTIITQWPGRSAEEVEKFVTRPIEIAMNPVERKTSVRSSSLFGLSVVKISFDDDVDYAFARLQVNNHIADADLPDGTNQEIEPPYGPTGEIYRFTLTSNKKSVRELTTIENWVVEREIRAVPGVADINSFGGEVKTYQITVDPKKAVQYNVTPLQIYDAVSKSNVNVGGDIIEQSGQAYVVRGIGLLNNIDEIKNIVINNIKGTPIYVKTISEVTESALPRLGQVGRDKDPDVVEGIVVMRKGENPSVVIAALKQKISDLNTKILPGDVKLKMFYDRDDLVSFATGTVLHNMCEGIVFVTIIVFLFMADWRTTLIVSLIIPLALLFAFVCLKLKGMSANLLSMGAIDFGIIIDGAVVMIEGIFVVLDHRAKEVGMENYNKLSKLGMIKQACLVNGKGIFFAKLIIITGLLPIFSFQKVEGKMFSPLAWTLGFALLGALIFTFTLVPVMASVLLNKNVKEKHNVFVEFVTRNAIKFYNVCFKGRKIVFPIAIVALVISLGCFSLLGTEFLPELNEGAIYVRATGPLSTSLGESVKLADQMRSIFLSFDEVKQVMSQTGRPNDGTDATGFYNIEFHVDIYPQDKWKRKETKEELIQRMQEKLKYFPGIDLNFSQPISDNVEEAVSGVKGSIVVKMFGDDYKYIESQEQRVDSILKGVNGITDLGILRNMGQPELQIDLDQAKMAQYGVVAADANAVIEMAIGGKAATQIYEGERKFDLRIRYPEDFRKNEASIGDLRVPTLNGNNVPLREIASIKKITGVSIIYRDDNSRYGAIKFSIRGRDMGSTIKEAQDKVNAAIKLPKDYHLEWAGDFENQQRATKRLSQVVPISLLIIFFILFILFGTFRDSLLVLNNVPFAIMGGILALLITGVNFNISAGIGFIALFGICVQNGVILISKFKSNIKDMKHHESWTSFPDALRAGVEDRLRPIVMTAMMAAIGLLPAAMSHGIGSEASKPLAIVVIGGLITNTVFNLFIFPIAFYWTYRKRVESGEVGRI encoded by the coding sequence ATGAATCGATTTATAAATAATGTCCTTTCGTTTGCATTAAAGAACAGGTTTTTTATATTCTTTGTTACGGCATTATTGGCGGTAGCTGGGTATATCAGTTTTAAAAACCTGAGTATTGATGCATTTCCGGATGTTACCAACACCGATGTTACCATTATAACCCAATGGCCGGGACGAAGCGCAGAGGAGGTTGAAAAGTTTGTTACCCGCCCTATAGAGATAGCCATGAACCCGGTGGAAAGGAAAACGAGTGTTCGTTCTTCATCCCTGTTTGGCCTATCCGTAGTAAAAATTAGTTTTGATGATGATGTGGATTATGCCTTTGCCCGTTTACAGGTAAACAACCACATTGCAGATGCCGACCTGCCCGATGGCACCAACCAGGAAATTGAACCACCATACGGCCCAACCGGTGAAATTTACCGCTTTACCTTAACCAGTAACAAAAAATCGGTACGTGAATTAACCACTATTGAAAACTGGGTTGTTGAGCGCGAAATACGTGCTGTACCAGGCGTGGCCGATATCAACAGCTTTGGCGGCGAGGTAAAGACCTACCAGATAACCGTTGATCCAAAGAAAGCGGTACAATACAATGTTACTCCATTACAAATTTACGATGCCGTATCAAAAAGCAACGTTAACGTTGGCGGCGATATTATTGAGCAAAGCGGTCAGGCCTACGTAGTACGTGGCATTGGCTTGCTGAACAATATTGACGAGATAAAGAACATCGTAATTAACAATATAAAAGGTACCCCTATTTATGTAAAAACTATCTCCGAAGTGACCGAATCTGCCCTGCCACGGCTAGGGCAGGTTGGGCGCGACAAGGACCCGGATGTGGTAGAGGGTATTGTGGTAATGCGTAAGGGCGAAAACCCAAGCGTGGTTATTGCTGCCCTCAAGCAAAAGATCAGCGACCTTAACACTAAAATATTACCCGGTGATGTAAAGCTTAAAATGTTTTATGACCGTGACGATTTGGTGAGCTTTGCTACCGGTACAGTGCTGCATAACATGTGCGAAGGCATCGTTTTCGTAACCATCATCGTATTCCTGTTCATGGCTGATTGGCGCACAACGCTTATCGTATCGCTCATTATTCCGCTGGCACTCCTGTTCGCCTTTGTTTGTTTGAAGCTGAAGGGCATGTCTGCCAATTTATTGTCGATGGGGGCGATAGATTTCGGTATCATCATTGACGGTGCCGTGGTAATGATTGAGGGCATATTTGTAGTGCTCGACCACCGTGCAAAAGAGGTAGGCATGGAGAACTATAACAAGCTGAGCAAGCTGGGCATGATAAAACAAGCCTGTTTGGTTAACGGTAAAGGTATTTTCTTTGCCAAACTGATTATTATCACCGGCTTACTGCCCATTTTCAGCTTTCAAAAGGTTGAAGGTAAAATGTTCTCACCACTGGCCTGGACGCTGGGTTTTGCCTTGCTCGGCGCTTTGATATTCACCTTTACCCTGGTACCTGTAATGGCCAGTGTTTTACTCAACAAAAATGTAAAGGAAAAACACAATGTGTTTGTTGAATTTGTAACCCGCAATGCCATTAAGTTCTATAACGTTTGTTTTAAAGGGCGAAAGATCGTTTTCCCGATAGCTATTGTTGCATTAGTAATAAGCCTGGGCTGTTTCAGCCTGTTAGGTACGGAGTTTTTACCGGAGCTTAACGAGGGCGCCATCTATGTACGTGCTACGGGGCCATTGAGCACATCATTAGGCGAATCAGTTAAGCTGGCTGATCAGATGCGCAGCATATTCCTGAGTTTTGATGAGGTTAAACAGGTAATGTCGCAAACCGGCCGTCCGAATGATGGTACCGATGCTACGGGCTTTTATAATATCGAGTTCCATGTGGATATCTATCCGCAGGACAAATGGAAACGTAAGGAAACCAAGGAAGAACTCATCCAGCGGATGCAGGAGAAATTAAAGTACTTCCCGGGTATCGACCTTAACTTTTCGCAGCCGATATCTGATAACGTGGAGGAAGCCGTATCTGGCGTAAAAGGCTCCATCGTTGTAAAAATGTTTGGCGATGATTATAAATATATCGAAAGCCAGGAACAACGTGTTGATTCTATATTAAAAGGTGTTAACGGCATTACCGATCTGGGCATACTCCGTAATATGGGGCAGCCTGAGTTACAAATAGATTTAGACCAGGCTAAAATGGCCCAATATGGTGTTGTTGCAGCCGATGCCAACGCGGTTATTGAGATGGCCATTGGTGGTAAGGCGGCTACACAGATATACGAGGGCGAACGCAAATTTGACCTGAGGATCCGTTACCCTGAAGATTTCAGGAAAAACGAAGCATCCATCGGCGATTTACGCGTGCCAACCCTTAATGGCAATAATGTGCCTCTGCGCGAAATTGCCAGCATTAAAAAAATAACCGGTGTAAGTATCATTTACCGCGATGATAACTCGCGCTACGGTGCTATTAAATTCTCTATCCGTGGCCGTGATATGGGCAGCACCATTAAGGAAGCGCAGGATAAGGTTAATGCTGCCATCAAACTGCCAAAAGATTACCATTTGGAGTGGGCCGGTGATTTTGAGAACCAGCAGCGTGCCACCAAAAGGCTATCGCAGGTGGTGCCTATCAGCTTGCTCATCATCTTCTTTATATTATTCATCCTGTTCGGCACATTCAGGGATTCACTGTTAGTACTTAACAACGTGCCGTTCGCTATAATGGGCGGTATCCTGGCACTGTTAATAACGGGTGTAAACTTTAATATATCGGCGGGTATAGGTTTTATAGCGCTGTTTGGTATATGCGTGCAGAATGGTGTGATCCTGATATCAAAATTCAAAAGCAATATTAAGGACATGAAGCACCATGAATCATGGACCTCATTCCCTGATGCGTTAAGGGCAGGCGTTGAAGACCGCTTGCGCCCTATAGTAATGACAGCCATGATGGCAGCCATAGGCTTGCTGCCTGCGGCTATGTCGCACGGTATTGGTTCCGAAGCCTCAAAACCACTGGCTATTGTGGTTATTGGCGGCTTGATCACCAATACTGTATTTAACCTGTTCATCTTCCCCATCGCCTTTTACTGGACCTACCGTAAACGTGTGGAAAGCGGCGAAGTTGGCAGAATTTAA
- a CDS encoding YihY/virulence factor BrkB family protein, translating to MKIFSKTYIKRLWKVLVATFMGFVNDNGLKLSASLAYYTIFSLAPLLVLILALIGIFLRDEHNRELLYVQIQHYVGLQASDQIKSVIKNYAFNGKGGVALISGIGILLLGASSMFVEIQDSLNIIWRVKAKPKKGWLKLLQNRFLSFSLIASLGFLLLVSLLVNIVITALNNKIDHFFPGVEIIISVVNLAITLIVIMVLFGIIFKVLPDVKISWKDVRTGAFFTALLFMLGQYLIGLYIKNFANSSAYGAAGSLIVILIWIYYTSAILYIGAEFTQVYAEAIGSRIEPAEYAVAVKQTEIELEVNKLPAQNPDIKGNLAKPVAISSTDTPKS from the coding sequence ATGAAGATATTTAGCAAAACCTATATAAAGCGCTTATGGAAAGTTTTGGTAGCCACCTTTATGGGGTTCGTGAATGATAATGGATTAAAATTAAGTGCTTCACTTGCTTATTATACCATTTTTTCACTGGCGCCATTGCTGGTTTTGATACTGGCGCTTATAGGTATTTTTCTGCGGGATGAACATAACAGGGAGTTGCTATATGTGCAGATACAGCACTATGTTGGCCTGCAGGCATCTGATCAAATAAAAAGCGTTATAAAAAATTATGCCTTTAATGGAAAAGGAGGCGTGGCGCTTATATCAGGTATCGGCATATTACTATTGGGTGCAAGCAGTATGTTTGTTGAGATACAGGATTCACTCAATATCATCTGGCGGGTAAAGGCCAAGCCTAAAAAAGGCTGGCTAAAATTATTACAGAACAGGTTTTTATCCTTTTCGCTTATTGCCAGCCTTGGTTTTCTATTATTGGTGTCGTTATTGGTAAATATTGTAATTACAGCGTTGAATAATAAAATAGATCATTTTTTTCCGGGTGTTGAGATCATTATATCTGTTGTGAACCTGGCTATAACATTAATTGTTATTATGGTGTTATTCGGTATCATCTTCAAGGTTTTGCCTGATGTTAAGATCTCGTGGAAAGATGTGCGAACAGGCGCGTTTTTTACCGCCTTGTTGTTTATGCTAGGGCAGTATTTGATCGGTCTGTATATTAAAAACTTTGCCAATAGCTCGGCCTATGGGGCAGCCGGCTCGCTTATCGTTATATTAATATGGATCTATTATACTTCGGCTATACTATACATCGGGGCTGAGTTTACCCAGGTTTACGCCGAGGCCATCGGCAGCCGCATTGAACCTGCCGAGTATGCGGTAGCTGTTAAACAAACCGAGATTGAACTGGAAGTAAATAAGCTGCCGGCTCAAAACCCTGACATAAAAGGTAATTTGGCAAAGCCTGTTGCTATAAGCAGTACGGATACTCCTAAGTCTTGA
- a CDS encoding M15 family metallopeptidase encodes MKRFVTIIFSVLILCAFNKAGAQDYSAVLHVEKEAQYLKEAKADSNKKLVGIKKYIPGIVLDIRYATTNNFTHHIMYSQAIAFARLPVVRALQQVEAELKTKGLGLKIYDAYRPYSVTVTFYQVTPDTNFVADPKKGSKHNRGCAVDLSLIDLKTGKELDMPTGFDSFSKKAGAAYANLPKEELANRDLLKAVMEAHGFKVISTEWWHYDFNGWQSYPLLDVPFVAIK; translated from the coding sequence ATGAAGCGTTTTGTCACCATCATATTTTCAGTATTGATCCTGTGCGCCTTTAACAAAGCGGGTGCACAGGATTACAGCGCTGTATTGCATGTTGAAAAAGAAGCGCAATATTTAAAAGAAGCGAAGGCAGACAGCAATAAAAAACTGGTGGGGATCAAAAAATATATCCCCGGGATAGTGCTGGATATCCGCTATGCCACTACCAATAATTTCACTCATCATATTATGTACAGCCAGGCCATAGCCTTCGCGCGCCTGCCAGTCGTGCGGGCTTTGCAGCAAGTAGAGGCCGAGCTTAAAACAAAGGGCCTCGGACTGAAAATTTATGATGCTTACCGCCCTTATTCAGTCACCGTGACATTTTACCAGGTAACACCCGATACCAATTTTGTAGCCGACCCCAAAAAAGGCTCAAAACATAACCGTGGCTGCGCTGTCGATCTTAGCCTTATCGACCTGAAAACAGGAAAAGAACTGGATATGCCTACCGGGTTCGATAGTTTCAGCAAAAAAGCTGGCGCCGCCTATGCCAACCTGCCCAAAGAGGAATTAGCTAACCGCGATTTGCTAAAAGCAGTAATGGAAGCACATGGTTTTAAAGTGATATCAACCGAATGGTGGCATTATGATTTTAATGGCTGGCAAAGCTACCCACTGCTTGATGTGCCTTTCGTGGCTATAAAATAA